The following are from one region of the Cloacibacterium sp. TD35 genome:
- a CDS encoding RluA family pseudouridine synthase: MQKINSDISSQIIYEDNHLLIINKKVGQLVQGDKTGDESLLDSIKNHIKIRDNKPGNVFLGLVHRIDRPTSGLVIYAKTSKALSRLTQMVKNREIKKTYWAVVAKEIIPPSQRLVHYLKKNEKNNKAIVFPKPTEGAKEAILTYNIVKSLDNYLLLEIDLETGRHHQIRAQLSKNGTPIKGDLKYGSPRSNPDGGIHLHARKLEFIHPVTKENIEITAPVPQNDAVWRACEENV, from the coding sequence ATGCAAAAAATAAATTCAGATATATCTTCTCAAATCATCTATGAAGACAACCACCTTTTAATCATCAATAAAAAAGTTGGACAATTGGTTCAAGGTGATAAAACTGGCGACGAATCTCTGCTAGATTCTATCAAAAATCACATTAAAATAAGAGATAATAAACCAGGAAATGTTTTTCTAGGTTTGGTTCATAGAATAGATAGGCCTACTTCTGGTTTGGTTATTTATGCCAAAACTTCTAAAGCACTTTCTCGTCTTACGCAAATGGTAAAAAACCGTGAGATTAAGAAAACATATTGGGCAGTTGTAGCCAAGGAAATTATTCCGCCTTCTCAAAGATTGGTTCATTATCTCAAAAAAAATGAAAAAAATAACAAAGCAATTGTTTTCCCAAAACCAACTGAAGGTGCAAAAGAAGCGATTCTTACTTATAATATTGTTAAATCTTTAGACAATTATCTTCTCCTTGAGATTGATTTGGAAACAGGAAGACATCACCAAATCAGAGCGCAGCTTTCTAAAAACGGCACGCCCATAAAAGGCGATTTAAAATACGGTTCGCCACGTTCTAATCCTGATGGAGGTATTCATTTACATGCCAGAAAATTAGAATTTATACATCCTGTAACGAAAGAAAATATTGAAATTACAGCGCCAGTTCCTCAGAATGATGCCGTTTGGCGCGCTTGCGAAGAAAATGTTTAA
- the panB gene encoding 3-methyl-2-oxobutanoate hydroxymethyltransferase: MSVHSEIKKVTTETLRKMKFDKEKITMLTAYDYTTAKMVDAGGVDAILIGDSAANVMAGHETTLPITLDQMIYHAQCVVRGVDRALVVADLPFGTYQSDPQKALESGVRMMKESGAHAIKIEGGEEIADSVSRLINAGIPVMGHLGLTPQSIYQFGTYKVRAKEDAEAEKLIRDAKILEELGCFSLVLEKIPAELAKKVSESVSIPTIGIGAGPDCDGQVLVYHDMVGMNKGFSPKFLRRYLDLYTEITGAVSQYVKDVKDVSFPNKNESY; this comes from the coding sequence ATGTCAGTACATTCCGAAATTAAAAAAGTAACAACCGAAACCTTACGAAAAATGAAATTCGATAAGGAAAAAATCACAATGCTTACCGCATATGATTATACCACTGCCAAAATGGTAGATGCAGGTGGAGTAGATGCTATTTTAATAGGAGATTCGGCGGCGAATGTAATGGCAGGTCACGAAACTACTTTGCCTATTACTTTAGATCAAATGATTTATCACGCTCAGTGCGTAGTGAGAGGAGTAGATAGAGCATTAGTAGTTGCAGATTTACCATTCGGAACGTATCAGTCAGACCCGCAAAAAGCGTTGGAGTCTGGTGTAAGAATGATGAAAGAATCTGGAGCTCACGCTATAAAAATAGAAGGAGGTGAGGAAATTGCAGATTCTGTTTCTAGACTAATCAATGCAGGGATTCCTGTAATGGGACATCTTGGACTTACGCCGCAATCTATTTATCAGTTTGGAACTTATAAAGTACGTGCTAAAGAAGATGCAGAAGCCGAAAAACTAATAAGAGATGCTAAAATTTTGGAAGAACTAGGGTGTTTTTCATTAGTTTTAGAAAAAATACCTGCTGAATTAGCAAAAAAAGTTTCGGAGAGCGTTTCTATCCCAACTATAGGAATTGGAGCTGGTCCAGATTGTGACGGTCAAGTTCTGGTTTATCATGATATGGTAGGGATGAATAAAGGATTTTCTCCGAAATTTTTAAGAAGATATTTAGACCTTTATACAGAAATTACAGGAGCAGTTTCGCAGTATGTAAAAGATGTAAAAGATGTTTCCTTCCCGAATAAGAACGAAAGTTACTAG
- the ccoS gene encoding cbb3-type cytochrome oxidase assembly protein CcoS — protein sequence MIICSVSIAVIFLIVFIISAKNGQFDDDESHAVRILLEDKKTDIEEEKSEEKN from the coding sequence ATGATCATCTGCAGTGTCTCAATCGCTGTAATTTTTCTAATAGTCTTTATTATTAGTGCCAAGAATGGTCAGTTTGACGATGACGAATCTCACGCAGTAAGAATTTTATTAGAAGACAAAAAAACAGATATAGAAGAAGAAAAATCTGAAGAAAAAAATTAA
- a CDS encoding heavy metal translocating P-type ATPase, protein MAENCFHCGQEIDKDRIFFDEKAFCCNGCKSVYEILNANNLGNFYELNKNSGIRPDENLSQFDYLDTPEIFEKVVDFSEGNTSVVTFKIPVIHCSSCIWLLESLQDLNTNIRYSQVNFTKKTLQISFNQNELPLSELAKFLTNLGYKPVISLETADKKEATVDRSLTIKVAVAGFAFGNAMMFAFPEYLNTGSSVDFWLEEFAPFFRFLTFLLSIPVVVYSASDYYKSAWFGLKNKIVNIDVPIVLGILVLFFRSVYEIATNYGPGYFDTLCGLLFFMLLGKIFQKRTYSALSYDRDYKSFYPIAVTKVDFGGQQQNILLSDIKVGDRILVRNQEIIPVDAVLINGEGNIDNSFITGESATITKNPGDKIFAGGKQIGSILELEVIKTVNQSYLTQLWNKEAFRKEDLGLDTLVNKISKYFTFIILAITLFAGIYWYQIDFEKMFQVVSAILIVACPCALALSTPFTMGHIMRILGRNKMYVKDAHTIEKMAKIDTLVFDKTGTITYNKKANISFEGQEIAEFDLKNIKSLLKNSNHPLSKSLYEFIEVEDEYLPIENFKETAGKGYEATVRGKVYKIGSAKFTHQEAKSLETAVFIERDGEFLGKFIFKNEYRDGLAEMAKELRGYKIHVLSGDNSSEEKTLKNIIPSITEMRFSQSPEDKLEYIKHLQDQGKKVAMLGDGLNDAGALKQSNIGIAIADDTNSFTPSSDVIMNGGVLTKLHDYFALTKDAMIIVKLTFGISFLYNVVGLTAAVLGEMSPLFAAILMPLSSISVVAFTSLSTWLRSRKYFKF, encoded by the coding sequence ATGGCAGAAAATTGTTTCCATTGTGGACAAGAAATAGATAAAGATAGAATTTTCTTCGATGAGAAGGCATTTTGTTGTAACGGATGCAAATCTGTTTATGAAATTCTTAATGCAAATAATCTCGGAAATTTTTATGAATTAAATAAAAATTCTGGAATTAGACCAGACGAAAATCTTTCTCAATTTGATTATTTAGATACTCCAGAAATTTTCGAAAAAGTAGTAGATTTTTCTGAAGGGAATACCAGTGTAGTCACCTTTAAAATCCCAGTGATTCACTGTAGCTCTTGTATTTGGTTACTTGAAAGTTTACAAGATTTGAACACGAATATTAGATATTCTCAGGTAAATTTCACCAAGAAAACGCTACAAATTTCTTTCAACCAAAACGAATTACCTCTGAGTGAATTGGCAAAATTCCTAACGAATCTTGGTTATAAACCTGTAATTTCATTAGAAACGGCAGACAAAAAAGAAGCCACAGTAGACAGAAGCCTCACGATAAAAGTAGCAGTTGCAGGATTTGCCTTCGGAAATGCAATGATGTTTGCGTTCCCAGAATATTTAAACACGGGCTCTTCAGTAGATTTCTGGTTAGAAGAGTTTGCGCCGTTTTTCAGATTTTTAACTTTCTTACTTTCCATTCCAGTGGTAGTGTATTCTGCATCAGACTATTATAAATCTGCGTGGTTTGGTTTGAAAAATAAAATTGTAAACATAGATGTCCCTATTGTTTTAGGAATTCTGGTTTTATTCTTTAGAAGTGTCTACGAAATCGCAACCAATTACGGTCCAGGATATTTTGATACACTTTGTGGATTGTTATTCTTCATGTTATTGGGTAAAATTTTCCAAAAGAGAACTTATTCTGCACTTTCGTATGATAGAGATTACAAATCTTTTTATCCAATTGCGGTAACCAAAGTAGATTTTGGGGGACAACAACAAAATATTTTACTTTCTGATATTAAAGTTGGCGATAGAATTTTAGTAAGAAACCAAGAAATTATTCCTGTAGATGCGGTTTTAATTAATGGAGAAGGAAATATAGACAATAGTTTCATTACTGGTGAAAGTGCTACGATTACCAAAAATCCTGGGGATAAAATTTTTGCAGGGGGAAAACAAATTGGTTCTATCTTAGAACTGGAAGTAATAAAAACTGTGAACCAAAGTTATTTAACTCAACTTTGGAACAAAGAAGCTTTTAGAAAAGAAGATTTAGGACTCGACACTTTGGTGAATAAGATTTCTAAATATTTCACCTTCATCATTTTAGCCATTACCCTTTTTGCTGGAATTTATTGGTATCAAATAGATTTTGAAAAAATGTTTCAGGTGGTTTCTGCGATTTTGATTGTAGCTTGTCCTTGTGCATTAGCACTTTCTACTCCATTTACAATGGGGCACATCATGAGAATTCTTGGCAGAAATAAAATGTATGTGAAAGACGCTCACACTATTGAAAAAATGGCAAAAATTGACACTTTGGTTTTTGACAAAACAGGCACGATTACCTATAATAAAAAAGCCAACATTAGTTTTGAAGGTCAAGAAATCGCTGAATTTGATTTAAAAAACATAAAATCTTTACTCAAAAATTCTAATCACCCGCTTTCTAAATCGCTTTACGAGTTTATAGAAGTAGAAGATGAATATCTACCGATTGAAAACTTCAAAGAAACCGCTGGAAAAGGTTATGAAGCCACGGTAAGAGGGAAAGTTTATAAAATTGGTTCTGCAAAATTTACCCATCAAGAAGCTAAATCACTAGAAACTGCCGTTTTTATAGAAAGAGATGGTGAGTTTTTAGGGAAATTTATCTTCAAAAACGAATACAGAGATGGTTTAGCCGAAATGGCAAAGGAACTGAGGGGTTATAAAATCCATGTTTTAAGCGGAGACAACTCTTCTGAAGAGAAAACGCTTAAAAATATAATTCCAAGTATTACCGAAATGAGATTCAGTCAATCTCCGGAAGATAAATTAGAGTATATCAAACATTTACAAGATCAGGGCAAAAAAGTTGCCATGCTTGGAGATGGACTAAATGATGCGGGTGCGCTGAAACAAAGTAACATAGGAATTGCGATTGCAGATGACACCAATTCTTTCACGCCGAGTTCAGATGTGATCATGAATGGAGGGGTTTTGACAAAGTTGCATGACTATTTTGCACTCACGAAAGATGCTATGATCATTGTAAAATTAACATTTGGGATTAGTTTTCTATATAATGTGGTAGGTTTAACCGCAGCAGTTCTCGGCGAGATGTCTCCTTTGTTTGCTGCAATTTTGATGCCTTTAAGCTCGATAAGTGTAGTTGCATTTACCTCATTATCAACATGGTTAAGATCAAGAAAATACTTCAAATTTTAA
- a CDS encoding Crp/Fnr family transcriptional regulator gives MSLEKQIFIENKFLSVFNDKAFKEILSKEDYTKYINAKQTLFFNKGESLFEEGRNVEGVFFIESGTAKLYKLGFNRKEQILRFIKEGDIIGYRALLIGEAYQATAEAMSDLQATYIPADVFLHLLEVDPQLSFAMLQKISFELGESSNTVTFLAQKTVRERLAEVLLLLEQKLGTDPEGFIKISLTREEIANLIGTATESAIRLISEFKQDNYIEVEGRNLKILNHEKLRKLGHVVL, from the coding sequence ATGTCTTTAGAAAAACAAATTTTTATTGAAAACAAGTTTCTAAGTGTTTTTAATGACAAGGCTTTTAAGGAAATTCTATCTAAAGAAGATTACACTAAATATATCAATGCTAAGCAAACTCTTTTCTTTAACAAAGGAGAATCTCTTTTCGAGGAAGGAAGAAATGTAGAAGGTGTTTTTTTTATAGAAAGTGGTACAGCAAAACTTTATAAACTAGGTTTTAATAGAAAAGAACAAATCTTAAGATTCATCAAAGAAGGTGATATTATTGGTTACAGAGCGCTATTAATTGGTGAAGCTTATCAAGCTACTGCTGAAGCGATGAGCGATTTACAAGCTACTTATATTCCTGCAGATGTATTTCTTCATTTGCTAGAAGTAGACCCTCAATTGTCTTTTGCAATGCTTCAGAAAATCTCTTTCGAATTGGGCGAAAGTTCTAATACGGTAACTTTCTTGGCTCAAAAAACAGTAAGAGAAAGATTAGCAGAAGTACTTCTTCTTCTAGAGCAGAAATTAGGAACAGACCCAGAAGGTTTTATCAAAATTTCTTTAACAAGAGAAGAAATTGCTAACTTAATCGGAACTGCTACAGAAAGTGCCATCAGATTAATCTCAGAATTTAAACAAGACAACTACATAGAAGTGGAAGGAAGAAACTTAAAAATCTTAAACCACGAAAAACTAAGAAAATTAGGACACGTAGTTTTATAA